A stretch of Candidatus Baltobacteraceae bacterium DNA encodes these proteins:
- a CDS encoding TonB-dependent receptor has product MRNIFGRTVALFVALAYGSLLASPLPSPAATTSTIVGSVHGQDGTPIAGANVALNGVVHLTKMTDNAGNFAFADVPTGLYSILVSKAGFTTYRDDNVAAFIGETIALNVVLAQSSFSSLKTIATVSSNAPGVAPINTSTAAISTISAATFENQGQQQVTSVLNETPGIFTTPYYPGNGNPSNGGSPSSPQTPQIRGGLPYETESLIDGHPVSVGSAGTFSPNLINPFLLQDVEVVKGPGSMPAEINYAINGTVNYITLEPTAENKSEALYGVDKWGGISAGFKLTGETKNHKIGYAAGYVTDGYPGPLQNFRFAGSQLPLDAGPPGGPYYVNGQQLAAVETPVGEGIGPSAFAPYDGMGIIFDEPLTGCCYTMDTGFHSASQLAKIVFNFSNNTSLKLSYLGGQSVTGNGDSQAYDTTPVGDTGLPAFTFGPCGTANAPLTLCNPFATGTSYNCASTGGGPACGSEIPFDLSSFNGLGYSWQQQNLFQGEFRTTLGQTGTLLARYYTGSLNNYDVSGSSTPLDVALGSAYGTVPLCPTGTTFDPSTPTAAGGTDPNGWLCLPGGGAPAVAPVNTTFNGQPATFKTASEANLFFTNDRMNGETLQLQEQLGQNTFTLAYDNSQQLSSSTTDEPSVGLIVFSPVAGSKQVLQTLSLRGEIPLSPRVLLNFGDYDLNYLSHYSITGGATWNDSSHSYNEPRAALTWQPNNDTIYRLSAGGSVAPPYISLVSSGGPTWSQIIGGVPAAGWVQDANNGDISAETAFSYDLGMDHRIARATSVSLDLYFTQLHDMFFTETSTVTGAAATGCPNQPCEVDETANLGVARYQGIEFELNHVPLYGFGWRLQGSLQRAYTYDLPPYFYCAGSTNPSTGVTTPPGPGCIYNTNLAVLPNVNFGGQATAIAGAPNGVAGARVPYASGYGEVSWLGHYGQYYNVGLKYFGNNNMFNEPAFFVLSANVRFKLNDHGTSVQLSGDNLAGAYDNPYVGFFNGIPLPLVQGAMQTNPLTGAPAPVSFAATAAGNYGPPTFRIILTQDF; this is encoded by the coding sequence ATGCGGAATATATTCGGACGTACAGTCGCCCTGTTTGTCGCACTTGCCTACGGATCGCTGCTCGCCTCGCCGCTGCCGTCGCCGGCTGCGACGACCAGCACCATCGTCGGGAGCGTTCACGGCCAGGACGGCACCCCGATCGCCGGCGCAAACGTCGCGCTCAACGGGGTCGTGCACCTCACGAAGATGACCGACAATGCCGGCAACTTCGCCTTTGCGGACGTCCCGACGGGCTTGTACAGTATTCTCGTCAGCAAAGCGGGGTTCACAACGTACCGCGATGACAACGTCGCGGCGTTCATCGGCGAGACGATCGCCCTCAACGTGGTGCTGGCGCAGTCGTCGTTCTCGTCGCTCAAGACGATCGCCACCGTCTCGAGCAATGCGCCCGGCGTGGCGCCGATCAACACCTCCACCGCGGCGATCAGTACGATCAGCGCGGCGACGTTCGAGAATCAAGGGCAACAGCAAGTGACGAGCGTGCTGAACGAAACGCCGGGCATCTTCACCACGCCCTACTACCCGGGAAACGGTAATCCGAGCAACGGTGGTTCTCCGTCCTCGCCGCAGACGCCGCAGATTCGCGGCGGCCTGCCGTACGAGACCGAGTCGCTGATCGACGGTCACCCCGTCTCGGTCGGTTCGGCGGGAACGTTCTCACCGAACCTCATCAACCCGTTCCTGCTCCAGGACGTCGAAGTGGTCAAAGGTCCGGGCTCGATGCCGGCTGAGATCAACTACGCGATCAACGGCACCGTGAATTACATTACGCTCGAACCCACCGCGGAAAATAAAAGCGAGGCGTTGTACGGCGTCGACAAGTGGGGCGGCATCTCGGCGGGGTTCAAGCTGACGGGTGAGACGAAGAACCACAAGATCGGCTACGCGGCCGGTTACGTAACCGACGGCTATCCCGGACCGCTCCAGAACTTCCGGTTCGCCGGCTCGCAGCTGCCGCTCGACGCCGGCCCTCCGGGCGGCCCATATTACGTCAACGGCCAGCAGCTTGCCGCCGTCGAGACTCCCGTCGGCGAAGGTATCGGCCCGAGCGCCTTTGCGCCATACGACGGCATGGGAATCATCTTTGACGAGCCGCTTACGGGCTGCTGCTATACGATGGACACGGGGTTCCACTCCGCCTCGCAGCTCGCGAAGATCGTCTTCAACTTCTCGAACAACACCTCGCTGAAACTCTCCTACCTCGGCGGACAGTCCGTCACCGGAAACGGGGATTCGCAAGCGTATGACACCACGCCGGTCGGCGACACCGGCCTGCCCGCATTCACGTTCGGACCCTGCGGCACCGCAAACGCCCCGCTGACGTTGTGCAATCCGTTTGCGACGGGAACGTCCTACAACTGCGCGAGTACGGGCGGCGGCCCTGCGTGCGGTTCGGAGATTCCCTTCGACTTGAGTTCGTTCAACGGTCTTGGGTACTCGTGGCAGCAGCAAAACCTCTTCCAAGGGGAATTCCGCACGACGCTCGGCCAGACGGGCACGCTGCTCGCGCGCTACTACACCGGCTCGTTGAACAACTACGACGTTTCGGGATCGTCGACACCCCTCGACGTGGCGCTGGGCAGCGCATATGGTACGGTTCCGCTTTGCCCGACCGGCACGACGTTCGATCCAAGCACGCCTACCGCCGCCGGCGGCACGGACCCGAACGGGTGGTTGTGCCTCCCCGGAGGAGGTGCACCGGCAGTTGCACCGGTGAACACGACGTTCAACGGCCAGCCCGCCACCTTCAAGACCGCCAGCGAAGCGAATCTCTTTTTCACCAACGATCGGATGAACGGCGAGACGCTTCAACTCCAGGAGCAGCTCGGCCAAAATACGTTCACACTCGCGTACGACAACTCGCAGCAGTTATCGTCCTCGACGACGGACGAGCCGTCTGTCGGGCTGATTGTCTTCAGTCCGGTCGCCGGATCGAAACAGGTGCTCCAAACCCTCTCGCTGCGCGGCGAGATTCCGCTTTCGCCGAGGGTGCTGCTGAACTTCGGCGACTACGATCTCAACTATCTCAGTCACTACTCGATCACCGGCGGCGCGACGTGGAACGATTCCTCGCACTCGTACAACGAGCCGCGTGCGGCGCTGACCTGGCAACCGAATAACGACACGATCTATCGGCTTTCGGCGGGCGGTTCGGTCGCGCCGCCGTACATCAGCCTGGTCTCTTCCGGCGGTCCGACCTGGAGTCAGATCATCGGCGGCGTACCGGCAGCCGGCTGGGTGCAAGACGCCAACAACGGTGACATCAGCGCTGAGACGGCTTTCAGTTACGACCTCGGGATGGACCACCGCATCGCGCGTGCCACCTCGGTCTCGCTCGATCTCTATTTCACCCAATTGCATGACATGTTTTTCACCGAGACCTCGACCGTCACGGGGGCAGCTGCCACCGGGTGTCCCAACCAGCCGTGCGAGGTCGACGAAACGGCCAACCTTGGCGTCGCGCGCTATCAAGGGATCGAGTTCGAGCTGAATCACGTGCCGCTCTACGGCTTCGGCTGGAGGCTGCAGGGCTCGCTGCAGCGCGCGTACACCTACGATCTGCCGCCGTACTTCTATTGCGCCGGCTCGACGAACCCGTCGACCGGTGTCACCACGCCGCCGGGGCCGGGGTGTATCTACAACACGAACCTCGCGGTCCTACCCAACGTAAATTTCGGCGGTCAGGCGACGGCAATAGCCGGAGCTCCGAACGGTGTCGCCGGCGCCCGGGTGCCCTATGCGTCCGGCTACGGCGAAGTCAGTTGGCTCGGGCACTACGGCCAATACTACAACGTCGGCCTGAAGTACTTCGGCAACAACAACATGTTCAACGAGCCCGCCTTCTTCGTGCTCTCTGCAAACGTGCGCTTCAAGCTCAACGACCATGGCACGAGCGTACAGCTTTCCGGCGATAATCTCGCCGGCGCATACGACAATCCGTACGTCGGCTTCTTCAACGGCATTCCGCTTCCGCTCGTCCAGGGGGCAATGCAGACCAATCCTCTCACCGGTGCGCCGGCGCCGGTCTCGTTCGCCGCGACGGCGGCCGGAAATTACGGGCCGCCGACGTTCCGTATCATCCTCACCCAAGACTTCTAA